The Deinococcus multiflagellatus genome includes the window GCGCGGCCTCGCGCACCTTGGCAGGGTCCGGCGTCTGCGGAATATCGGCGGGCGGCGGCGCCCCCACCACACTCACGCCGGTGGGCACCTCGGGCAGGTCACGCGCCTCTATACCAAAGCCGATGTTGTTGGCAATGGTGTCGCTGAACAGGAAAGGTTCCTGCGGCACCACGCTGATCGCGTCGCGCAGCGTGGACAGCGGAATGGCGCGCAGGTCGTGCCCGTCAATGCGGATGCTGCCGCTCGTGGGGTCCATGGCGCGGGTCAGCAGCTGGCCCAGCACCGTCTTGCCGCTGCCCGTGGGCCCGGTAATCCCCAGGAAGGTGCCAGCCGGAATCTGCAGGTTCACGCCCTCCAGCACGCTGGTCTGGCCGTAGCGCAGCGTCACGTTCTGGAAGTCAATGTCCCCACGCAGCTGGCGCAGCCGCGCCTCCGTGCGTCCGGTTTCGTCGCGCACCAGCGGCTGGGCGTCGAAGATCTCTTTCAGGCGCACCCACGAGGCCAGCCCGCGCTGAATAATCCCGGTGATCCAGCCGATCATCAGCATGGGCCACGTCAGGCGCTCCAGGGTGCCCACAAACTGCACGAACATCCCCACCGTGAAGGTGCTGCCGGGCTCCAGAATCAGGCGCCCCCCCACCAGCAGAATCAGGCCAAAGGCCAGCCCCAGCAGCAGGCTCATGAACGAGCGCAGCGGCCCGTCCACCTTGGTCAGGGCGATGTTGCGCCGCAGCAGTTCGAGGTTCATGGCGCGGTAATCCTCGATCTCGCGTTCCTCAATGGCGTAGCCCTTGACCACGCGCGCCCCGCTGAAGTTCTCCTGCGCGCGGGCCGAGATCAGCGAGTTCTGCTCCTGGGCCAGGCGGTGGCGCTTGTTGATCTGCCGCGCCAGATAGGTCAGCACGCCCACGATCACGGGCACAATCGCCACCACAATCAGGGTCAGCTGCCAGCTCAGGCTGAACATCACCGCAAAGGCCGTGGCAAAGCCGGACACGATGTTCACGATCTGCCAGGCGCCAAAGCCCAGCATTTCGCGCACGGCGCTCAGGTCACCCGTCAGGCGGTTCATCAGGTCGCCGGTGCGGGCGCGGTCGTAATACGGCTTGTCCAGCGTCTGCAGGTGGGCAAACAGGTCGCGCCGGATCTCGTACTCGCTCTGGCGCGAGGCAATCACGATCTGCCGGCGCATCACCAGCATGAAAAAGCCGGCCGTCAGCGCCGCCGCCACAATCCCCAGCGCGTACAGCGCGGCGGTGCCCAGCGTGATGCCGGGCGTGGCTGGGTTGGCGTCCACCTGCCCGGTCAGACCGTCAATGGTCAGGCGAATGAGGTAAAACGGCAGCAGGTTGACCGACGTGGCGATCACCACGGCGATCAGGCCGATGGCGTACTGGCGCGTGTGCAGGCGCAGGTACGGCCACAGCGAGCGAAAACTATCCAAGGGGTGCCTCCCGGGGGCGGGCAAGAGGGCGGGGGCCAAAAAGGGGCGGTTTCAAGGGAGACTTCTCCCGTGCGCGCGTCAGAATACGCCCGCAGCCCGTCAGCGAAATGCGCCACATGGCGCATACGACCCCAACGCTCAGGAAAGGCTCAAGGGTGGGCCCCGCCCCTGGCCCTGGCGCGGCGCGATTGACACCCCCCGGGGGCGGTGCTACTATTCCCAGCCGGA containing:
- a CDS encoding ABC transporter ATP-binding protein, translated to MDSFRSLWPYLRLHTRQYAIGLIAVVIATSVNLLPFYLIRLTIDGLTGQVDANPATPGITLGTAALYALGIVAAALTAGFFMLVMRRQIVIASRQSEYEIRRDLFAHLQTLDKPYYDRARTGDLMNRLTGDLSAVREMLGFGAWQIVNIVSGFATAFAVMFSLSWQLTLIVVAIVPVIVGVLTYLARQINKRHRLAQEQNSLISARAQENFSGARVVKGYAIEEREIEDYRAMNLELLRRNIALTKVDGPLRSFMSLLLGLAFGLILLVGGRLILEPGSTFTVGMFVQFVGTLERLTWPMLMIGWITGIIQRGLASWVRLKEIFDAQPLVRDETGRTEARLRQLRGDIDFQNVTLRYGQTSVLEGVNLQIPAGTFLGITGPTGSGKTVLGQLLTRAMDPTSGSIRIDGHDLRAIPLSTLRDAISVVPQEPFLFSDTIANNIGFGIEARDLPEVPTGVSVVGAPPPADIPQTPDPAKVREAARLAGLLDDVEDFPAGFDTMLGERGVTLSGGQRQRTAIARAIVREPRILILDDSLSAVDTETERRILDGLREVSQGRTVILMAHRVSTLRHADQIVVLDGGRVAEQGSHDELIARNGHYAQLERLQRLASDLDAEDDAVADPESAANLLEQKVTP